The following are from one region of the Leptolyngbya sp. 'hensonii' genome:
- a CDS encoding ATP-binding protein, with translation MSSSILIVEDEQLVALDIQRRLTQLGHQVVAITDRGEAALEAVAQFHPDLVLMDIHLHGHMDGIAAAAQIREQYHLPVIFLTAHADTATVTQAKETQPFGYLIKPVQTKHLSTAIEIALTRHQAEVLMQRALEKEREWSEALQRALDKEKELNELKSQFVSIVSHEFRNPLSVILFVLSLLERHDQEFSPDQQRSHIRRAKAATHNLVQLIEDILTLSETDAVQFHYHPVPIDVLWFCQELVSEFQVNLATNHTIVLEVCNCSETDVLFYDLDVKLLRHILTNLLSNAIKYSPEGGEIRFSLSCKPDAVIFQIQDQGIGISSEDQTHLFEPFCRGSNVRKISGTGLGLFIVQKCVAAHGGTIAVHSEVGVGTTFTVTLVGPVQS, from the coding sequence ATGAGTTCCAGCATCTTGATTGTAGAAGATGAGCAGCTTGTTGCACTCGACATTCAACGACGGTTAACTCAGTTGGGGCATCAGGTGGTTGCGATCACCGATCGGGGCGAAGCGGCTTTAGAAGCTGTTGCTCAATTTCATCCTGATCTAGTTTTGATGGATATTCATCTGCATGGGCATATGGATGGGATAGCTGCCGCCGCCCAGATCCGAGAACAATATCACCTTCCGGTTATCTTTCTCACGGCCCATGCTGATACAGCAACGGTCACTCAAGCGAAGGAAACTCAGCCCTTCGGATATTTAATCAAACCGGTGCAAACCAAGCATCTCAGTACGGCGATTGAAATTGCCCTGACGCGCCATCAGGCTGAAGTTCTGATGCAAAGGGCATTGGAGAAGGAACGAGAGTGGAGTGAGGCGCTACAGCGGGCTCTGGACAAAGAAAAAGAACTAAATGAGTTGAAATCTCAGTTTGTATCGATCGTTTCCCATGAATTCCGTAATCCCCTGAGTGTCATCCTGTTTGTTCTAAGTTTGCTGGAGCGTCACGACCAAGAATTTTCACCTGATCAGCAACGGAGTCACATTCGGCGAGCTAAGGCGGCCACCCACAATTTAGTCCAATTGATTGAAGATATTCTCACCCTGAGTGAAACAGACGCCGTTCAGTTTCACTATCACCCGGTTCCGATCGATGTGCTCTGGTTTTGCCAGGAGTTAGTCAGTGAGTTCCAGGTCAATCTGGCGACCAACCACACCATTGTCTTGGAAGTTTGTAACTGTTCGGAAACGGATGTCCTGTTTTATGACCTGGATGTGAAGCTACTCCGCCATATCCTGACTAATCTGCTGTCCAATGCCATCAAGTACTCTCCAGAGGGGGGCGAAATTCGATTCTCGTTGTCCTGTAAGCCGGATGCCGTCATCTTCCAAATTCAAGATCAGGGGATTGGGATTTCCTCCGAAGACCAGACTCATTTATTTGAGCCCTTTTGCCGAGGGTCTAATGTACGGAAGATTTCTGGGACGGGTCTGGGTTTATTTATTGTGCAAAAGTGTGTTGCAGCCCATGGTGGGACGATTGCCGTCCACAGCGAAGTTGGGGTGGGCACAACTTTTACCGTGACTCTGGTGGGTCCAGTGCAATCATGA
- a CDS encoding GH116 family glycosyl hydrolase, which yields MLPLIPECAWSRSIGLGWVNPYQVRYPSNLDDGPWHGMPLGGFGAGCIGRSHRGDFNLWHVDGGEHVFQTLPACQFAIFEQGGGDPAQTLALCTAAPTDGTLSAWNWYPASTDDRATGTYHALYPRSWFTYQHGFQAELTCEQFSPILAANYQETSYPIAVFEWTAHNPTDRPLTLSILLTWQNLVGWFTNTLKSPEVRVRDDGSPVYEYQPQMGQSTDSVNLLVGDEQRLGIVMGKADADPLEVAEGEGQWAIATLLNPTWEVFYHTRWNPAGDGSDLWQTFAQDGSLPDIDSELPAQVGEQLGAAIAIRFTLKPGQTRQIPFILTWDLPVTEFAEGVQYFRRYTDFFGRTGQNAWTIARTALKHYRSWQEKIQSWQAPVLQRDDLPDWFKQALFNELYDLTDGGALWSAADEEDPVGQFAVLECIDYRWYESLDVRLYGSFGLLLLWPELEKAVIRAFARAIPMADDRRRTIGYYYTIGADSPQALRKVAGATPHDLGAPNEHPWQQTNYTSYQDCNLWKDLPCDFVLQVYRDFLLTGSTDVDFLAECWPAIVETLTYLKTFDQDGDGIPENSGAPDQTFDDWKLRGISAYCGGLWLAALEAAIAIGERLSPDRVPDPTPICQFRDWLAQSRPLYQDTLWNGQYYRLDSASGSDVVMADQLCGQFYARLLGLPDIVPIDCARKALETVYDACFLKFQQGTLGAANGVRPDGSPENPQATHPLEVWTGINFGLAAFLGQMGLWDEGFRLAEAVVRQIYDHGLQFRTPEAITAAGTFRASHYLRAMAIWAVYHVLLSQESEPEQ from the coding sequence ATGCTACCCTTAATTCCTGAGTGTGCCTGGAGCCGATCGATCGGCCTCGGTTGGGTTAATCCCTACCAGGTGCGTTACCCCAGCAACCTAGATGATGGTCCCTGGCATGGAATGCCCCTGGGCGGGTTTGGAGCGGGGTGTATTGGTCGCTCCCACCGGGGAGACTTCAATCTCTGGCATGTGGACGGGGGCGAACACGTCTTTCAGACTCTCCCAGCCTGCCAGTTTGCGATCTTCGAACAAGGTGGGGGGGATCCGGCCCAGACCCTGGCCCTCTGCACCGCAGCTCCCACGGATGGCACCCTCTCCGCCTGGAATTGGTATCCCGCCAGTACGGACGATCGGGCCACTGGCACCTATCACGCCCTCTATCCCCGGAGCTGGTTTACTTACCAGCATGGGTTTCAGGCAGAGCTGACCTGTGAGCAGTTCTCGCCGATTCTGGCCGCTAATTACCAGGAAACTAGTTACCCGATCGCTGTTTTTGAATGGACGGCCCATAACCCCACCGATCGACCGCTCACCCTCAGCATCCTGCTCACCTGGCAGAACCTGGTCGGCTGGTTTACCAACACGCTGAAATCACCAGAGGTGCGGGTGCGGGATGATGGTAGCCCGGTTTACGAATATCAGCCCCAGATGGGCCAGAGCACGGACAGTGTGAACCTGCTGGTTGGGGATGAACAGCGGCTGGGCATTGTCATGGGCAAGGCGGATGCGGATCCCCTGGAGGTGGCGGAAGGGGAGGGCCAGTGGGCGATTGCCACCCTGCTGAATCCTACTTGGGAGGTTTTCTACCATACCCGCTGGAATCCGGCTGGGGATGGCTCGGATCTGTGGCAGACTTTCGCCCAGGATGGCTCCCTCCCCGATATAGACTCGGAACTTCCGGCCCAGGTGGGGGAACAGCTTGGGGCAGCGATCGCGATTCGCTTCACCCTGAAACCGGGGCAAACCCGCCAGATTCCCTTCATTCTCACCTGGGATCTGCCGGTGACGGAATTTGCCGAGGGAGTGCAATATTTCCGTCGCTACACGGACTTTTTCGGGCGCACGGGTCAGAATGCCTGGACGATTGCCCGCACGGCCCTGAAGCATTATCGGTCCTGGCAGGAAAAAATCCAGTCCTGGCAGGCTCCAGTGCTGCAACGGGACGACCTGCCCGACTGGTTCAAGCAGGCCCTGTTCAACGAACTGTATGACTTGACCGATGGGGGAGCCCTCTGGAGTGCTGCCGATGAGGAGGACCCGGTGGGTCAGTTTGCGGTCCTGGAGTGTATTGATTACCGCTGGTACGAGAGCCTGGATGTGCGGCTCTATGGCTCCTTTGGTCTGCTGCTCCTGTGGCCAGAACTGGAAAAAGCAGTGATACGGGCCTTCGCCCGAGCGATTCCCATGGCCGACGATCGCCGCCGCACGATCGGCTACTACTACACAATCGGAGCTGACAGTCCTCAGGCCCTCCGTAAAGTGGCTGGGGCCACCCCCCATGATCTAGGGGCTCCCAACGAACATCCCTGGCAACAGACCAACTACACCAGCTATCAGGATTGCAACCTCTGGAAAGATCTGCCCTGTGATTTCGTCCTCCAGGTCTACCGGGACTTTCTCCTGACTGGCAGTACGGATGTGGATTTTCTGGCGGAGTGCTGGCCTGCGATCGTTGAGACCCTGACGTATCTGAAGACCTTTGACCAGGACGGGGATGGGATTCCCGAAAATTCGGGAGCCCCCGACCAGACCTTCGACGACTGGAAACTGCGGGGTATCAGTGCCTATTGTGGGGGGCTGTGGTTGGCGGCGCTGGAAGCGGCGATCGCGATCGGAGAACGGCTGAGTCCCGATCGGGTGCCTGACCCAACCCCGATCTGCCAGTTTCGGGACTGGCTGGCCCAATCCCGTCCCCTCTACCAGGACACCCTCTGGAATGGCCAGTACTATCGCCTGGACAGTGCCAGCGGTTCCGATGTGGTGATGGCGGATCAACTCTGTGGCCAGTTCTATGCCCGCTTGTTGGGCCTGCCCGATATTGTGCCGATCGACTGTGCCCGCAAAGCGCTGGAAACCGTATACGATGCCTGCTTCCTCAAGTTTCAGCAGGGCACTTTAGGTGCGGCCAACGGGGTGCGTCCGGATGGGTCGCCAGAGAATCCCCAGGCGACCCATCCTCTGGAAGTCTGGACGGGCATCAACTTTGGGTTAGCGGCGTTTTTAGGGCAGATGGGCCTGTGGGATGAGGGATTCCGTCTGGCAGAGGCAGTGGTGCGCCAGATCTATGACCACGGGTTGCAGTTCCGCACCCCAGAAGCGATCACCGCTGCCGGGACGTTTCGGGCCAGCCATTACCTGCGGGCCATGGCCATCTGGGCGGTTTATCACGTTCTCCTTTCCCAGGAGTCTGAGCCAGAACAGTAA
- a CDS encoding RICIN domain-containing protein: protein MMNRIVLSLSIFFGLTLTASALPPNYTLWLKANSTKCLQKMNPSWENGNPIHLWDCGVERNNESWVYDVKTGQIRAKANPAKCLQKKEPGWENGNPIHLWDCGVDRDNESWVYDVKTGQIRAKANPSKCLQKKEPGWENGNPIHLWDCGVDRDNESWQNTIFAGAKAEVGGTYQNSITVLNRAKNYARQAAEKRNGGLQNYRAEDKMHGPADQTGVVENDDGSVTFTFYGGKPTAEPTIESVVTVEINGWQTRIDYNGPIRR from the coding sequence ATGATGAATCGAATTGTACTGTCTTTGTCGATCTTTTTTGGTCTGACCCTCACAGCCTCTGCCCTGCCACCAAACTACACCCTGTGGCTGAAGGCCAACTCGACCAAATGTCTTCAGAAAATGAATCCAAGCTGGGAGAATGGTAATCCGATTCATCTGTGGGACTGTGGTGTCGAACGCAACAATGAATCCTGGGTGTATGACGTGAAAACGGGGCAAATTCGCGCCAAGGCCAATCCTGCGAAGTGTCTGCAGAAAAAGGAACCGGGTTGGGAGAATGGCAATCCGATTCATCTATGGGATTGTGGCGTCGATCGGGATAACGAATCCTGGGTATATGACGTGAAAACGGGGCAGATTCGCGCCAAGGCCAATCCAAGTAAGTGTCTGCAGAAGAAGGAACCCGGCTGGGAGAATGGCAATCCGATTCATCTGTGGGATTGTGGCGTCGATCGGGATAACGAATCCTGGCAAAACACCATTTTTGCAGGAGCCAAAGCTGAGGTGGGGGGAACTTATCAGAATAGCATCACGGTTCTGAATCGGGCCAAGAACTATGCCCGCCAGGCAGCAGAAAAACGCAATGGGGGCTTACAGAACTACCGGGCTGAGGATAAGATGCATGGTCCTGCCGATCAAACAGGCGTGGTGGAAAACGACGATGGCTCAGTCACGTTTACGTTTTATGGGGGCAAACCGACGGCTGAACCTACCATTGAAAGTGTGGTGACGGTGGAAATCAACGGTTGGCAAACTCGGATTGATTATAACGGACCAATTCGTCGCTAA
- a CDS encoding Mo-dependent nitrogenase C-terminal domain-containing protein translates to MSTSSTENIALVSWIWIQPGHILNQETHASSHPSIPHSSAPELLNVLQPLRQWLNEIDVRDLQRAHFICKSIPSQCPFARDIKFFGKTLLSIPPLCKLNPLYEEVVALRFRALCYLADECGEDITAYC, encoded by the coding sequence ATGTCTACCTCTTCAACTGAAAATATTGCTTTAGTGAGCTGGATCTGGATTCAACCAGGCCATATCCTGAATCAGGAGACGCACGCTTCCAGTCACCCTTCTATCCCTCATTCATCTGCACCAGAACTGCTCAATGTTCTACAACCTCTCCGCCAATGGTTGAATGAAATCGATGTTCGCGACTTGCAACGAGCTCACTTTATTTGCAAGTCAATTCCTTCCCAATGTCCCTTTGCCAGAGATATCAAATTCTTCGGCAAAACCCTTCTCTCCATTCCCCCCCTCTGTAAGCTAAACCCCCTCTACGAAGAGGTCGTTGCCCTAAGATTTCGGGCTCTCTGCTATCTGGCCGATGAGTGTGGCGAAGATATAACGGCTTACTGCTAA
- a CDS encoding ribonuclease J, which yields MTQNGVAPALKIIPLGGLHEIGKNTCVFEINDEILLLDAGLAFPSASMHGVNIILPDMTYLRENRHKIKGMIVTHGHEDHIGGIPFHLKQFEIPVIYGPRLAMAMLEGKMDEAGVRNRTEIRTVRPRDMVRVGNSFLVEFIRNTHSIADSFTVALHTPAGVIIHTGDFKFDHTPVDGEFYDLQKLAEYGEKGVLCLISDSTNSEVPGFTPSERSVFPNLDRVFAQAKGRILVTTFASSVHRINMILELAKQHGRVVSILGRSMLNVIAHARNLGYIKCEDSLLQPLHTLRQTPDDKIIILTTGSQGEPMSALSRIANGEHAKLKIRKGDTVVFSANPIPGNTISVVNLIDKLMMQGAKVIYGREQGIHVSGHGCQEDQKLMIGLTRPKFFLPVHGEHRMLVKHSETAQKCGIPAENMVIIDNGDIVEVSRDSIRVAGKVPSGIELMTRDGIVKDGVLKERQQLAEDGVVTIAAAIGWDGTLLAQPEVHLKGVVTTVDRSLLRKLVQEAIKPVLRDRWQDFARRFGDNTEVDWVGLRTQIETALRRFLRQELQINSLLVFLMQTPEEPAEVKISPPKVAANIAP from the coding sequence ATGACTCAAAACGGTGTTGCACCAGCTTTAAAGATCATCCCCCTAGGTGGCTTGCACGAAATTGGCAAAAATACCTGCGTGTTTGAAATTAATGATGAAATCCTGCTATTGGATGCGGGTCTCGCTTTTCCCTCTGCCAGCATGCACGGTGTGAACATCATCCTCCCAGATATGACCTATCTGCGGGAAAACCGCCACAAAATTAAGGGCATGATTGTGACCCATGGTCATGAAGACCATATTGGGGGGATTCCCTTTCACCTGAAGCAGTTTGAAATCCCTGTTATTTATGGTCCCCGTCTGGCTATGGCGATGCTAGAGGGTAAAATGGATGAGGCTGGTGTCCGAAATCGAACTGAAATCAGGACAGTCCGGCCCCGAGACATGGTGCGAGTGGGGAACTCATTTCTGGTAGAGTTCATTCGCAACACCCATTCTATTGCCGATAGTTTTACCGTGGCGCTTCATACTCCGGCAGGGGTGATTATTCACACGGGGGATTTCAAATTTGACCATACCCCTGTAGATGGGGAATTCTATGATCTGCAAAAACTGGCAGAGTATGGCGAGAAAGGGGTGCTCTGCCTGATCAGCGACTCCACGAACTCGGAAGTGCCTGGTTTTACGCCGTCAGAACGATCGGTCTTTCCCAATCTGGATCGAGTTTTTGCCCAGGCCAAAGGTCGGATTCTGGTCACCACCTTTGCTTCCTCTGTCCATCGCATCAATATGATTCTGGAACTGGCCAAGCAGCATGGTCGGGTTGTCTCTATTCTGGGTCGTTCCATGCTGAATGTGATTGCCCATGCCCGCAATCTGGGTTACATCAAATGTGAAGATAGCCTACTACAGCCTCTGCATACCCTGCGCCAGACCCCCGATGATAAAATCATCATCCTGACAACTGGTTCCCAGGGAGAACCGATGTCAGCCCTGAGTCGAATTGCCAATGGCGAACATGCCAAATTGAAGATTCGAAAAGGGGATACAGTGGTCTTCTCGGCTAACCCAATTCCCGGAAATACCATCTCAGTGGTCAACTTAATCGACAAATTGATGATGCAGGGAGCCAAAGTAATCTACGGTCGGGAGCAAGGGATTCACGTCTCCGGTCATGGTTGCCAAGAAGATCAGAAGCTAATGATTGGGCTGACTCGGCCCAAGTTCTTCCTGCCCGTACATGGAGAACACCGGATGCTCGTTAAACATTCTGAAACAGCTCAAAAATGTGGGATCCCAGCAGAGAACATGGTGATTATCGACAATGGCGATATTGTCGAAGTTTCCCGCGATAGCATTCGGGTTGCCGGTAAGGTGCCATCTGGCATCGAGCTCATGACCCGGGATGGCATTGTCAAAGATGGGGTGCTGAAAGAACGGCAGCAACTGGCTGAGGATGGGGTAGTCACCATCGCCGCTGCGATCGGCTGGGATGGTACGCTTCTAGCCCAACCCGAGGTCCATCTCAAAGGTGTAGTGACTACCGTTGATCGGTCCCTGTTAAGAAAACTGGTGCAGGAAGCAATTAAACCTGTCCTGCGCGATCGCTGGCAGGATTTTGCCCGTCGCTTTGGTGACAACACCGAAGTGGATTGGGTAGGGTTACGAACCCAGATTGAGACAGCCCTGCGGCGATTCCTCCGACAAGAGCTTCAAATCAATTCCTTACTCGTTTTCCTAATGCAAACGCCTGAGGAACCTGCCGAGGTCAAAATCAGCCCTCCTAAAGTAGCTGCGAATATTGCCCCTTAA
- the dapA gene encoding 4-hydroxy-tetrahydrodipicolinate synthase encodes MDFGRVLTAMVTPFKADGSINYAKAEQLAVHLADHGTDTFVVCGTTGESPTLTWDEEYELFQVIQRATAGKAKIMAGTGSNSTREAIAATQKADKLKLDGSLQVVPYYNKPPQEGLYQHFKAIAESAPDLPVMLYNVPGRTGQNLQPETVARLAEVPNIVGIKEASGNLDQASQIRRLTPPEFAIYSGDDSLTLPLLAIGAKGVVSVASHLVGNQLQQMIQSFEGNQPQLATQIHLQLFPLFKALFLTTNPIPVKAALKLRGWDVGSTRLPLSEPSDEVVQTLKTVLAELAS; translated from the coding sequence GTGGATTTCGGACGTGTTCTTACAGCAATGGTAACGCCGTTCAAGGCGGACGGCAGCATTAACTACGCTAAAGCCGAGCAGTTAGCTGTTCACCTGGCCGATCATGGCACGGATACCTTTGTAGTCTGTGGAACAACTGGCGAGTCTCCCACACTGACCTGGGACGAGGAGTATGAGTTATTTCAGGTGATTCAGCGGGCAACGGCAGGCAAAGCAAAGATCATGGCTGGAACAGGGTCAAACTCTACCCGGGAAGCGATCGCAGCCACCCAGAAAGCCGATAAGCTGAAGTTAGATGGGTCTTTGCAAGTCGTTCCCTATTACAATAAGCCTCCCCAGGAGGGTCTCTACCAGCACTTTAAGGCGATCGCTGAATCTGCCCCCGATTTGCCTGTCATGCTCTATAACGTTCCAGGGCGCACGGGCCAAAATTTGCAGCCAGAAACGGTTGCTCGCCTTGCTGAAGTGCCAAACATCGTGGGGATTAAAGAGGCCAGCGGCAATCTGGATCAGGCCAGTCAAATTCGTAGGCTGACCCCCCCTGAATTTGCCATTTACTCTGGAGATGATTCTCTAACCCTGCCCCTGCTGGCGATCGGGGCTAAAGGGGTTGTCAGTGTAGCCAGCCATCTGGTTGGCAATCAGCTTCAACAAATGATTCAATCGTTCGAAGGGAATCAACCCCAACTCGCGACCCAGATTCATCTACAGCTTTTCCCCCTGTTTAAGGCGTTGTTCCTAACAACCAATCCAATTCCCGTCAAGGCTGCCCTCAAGTTACGAGGTTGGGATGTTGGTTCAACTCGTCTTCCCCTATCTGAGCCCTCTGACGAGGTTGTTCAAACCCTGAAAACGGTGCTGGCAGAACTTGCATCGTAA
- a CDS encoding aspartate-semialdehyde dehydrogenase produces MRRSYRVAILGATGAVGTELLQLLESRQFPISELRLLASPRSSGSTLPFMGEQVPVQVVEESSFQGIDLVLASAGGSTSKVWAPKAVAAGAVVVDNSSAFRMDPQVPLVVPEVNPQAAAAHQGIIANPNCTTILMTVVVWPLHQVQPVRRIVAATYQSASGAGARAMEEVKTQARAILADEPPKAEIFPYPLAFNLFPHNSKLNPQGYCEEEMKMVNETRKIFGTEEIRITATCVRVPVLRAHSEAINLEFEAPFSVKQAEELLSQAPGVKLVQDWEANYFPMPIEASGLDEVLVGRIRQDISHPCGLELWLSGDQIRKGAALNAVQIAELLISQKLVGQKHKPPGEQQPAHSSL; encoded by the coding sequence TTGCGTCGATCGTATCGAGTCGCCATTTTAGGGGCGACGGGCGCAGTGGGTACGGAATTACTCCAGTTGCTGGAAAGTCGGCAGTTCCCAATTTCTGAATTAAGATTATTGGCTTCTCCTCGATCGTCGGGCAGCACACTCCCCTTTATGGGAGAGCAGGTTCCCGTCCAGGTGGTCGAAGAATCTTCTTTCCAGGGTATCGATCTGGTTCTGGCTTCTGCGGGTGGTTCAACTTCAAAAGTCTGGGCTCCCAAAGCCGTTGCTGCTGGAGCAGTAGTGGTTGATAACTCCAGTGCCTTCCGGATGGACCCCCAGGTCCCCTTGGTAGTCCCAGAGGTTAATCCTCAAGCCGCAGCAGCCCATCAGGGGATTATTGCCAATCCCAACTGCACGACGATTCTAATGACGGTAGTGGTCTGGCCGCTGCATCAGGTTCAGCCAGTCCGACGCATCGTAGCAGCCACTTATCAGTCTGCCAGTGGTGCTGGAGCTAGGGCGATGGAAGAGGTGAAAACCCAGGCCCGTGCTATTCTGGCAGATGAACCCCCCAAAGCAGAGATTTTTCCGTATCCCCTGGCCTTTAATCTGTTTCCCCACAATTCCAAGCTCAATCCCCAGGGATATTGCGAGGAAGAAATGAAGATGGTGAACGAGACCCGCAAAATCTTCGGGACAGAAGAGATTCGCATCACGGCCACCTGCGTACGGGTTCCCGTACTCCGAGCTCACTCTGAAGCGATTAACCTGGAGTTTGAGGCTCCTTTTAGTGTGAAGCAGGCAGAGGAGCTCTTAAGTCAGGCTCCCGGTGTGAAGTTGGTGCAAGACTGGGAGGCCAACTATTTCCCGATGCCCATAGAAGCCAGCGGGTTAGATGAGGTGTTGGTAGGCAGAATTCGCCAGGATATTTCCCATCCCTGCGGGCTGGAACTCTGGCTCAGTGGGGACCAGATTCGTAAAGGGGCAGCCTTGAATGCTGTTCAAATTGCTGAATTGCTGATTTCCCAGAAGCTCGTGGGTCAAAAGCACAAACCCCCAGGGGAACAGCAACCTGCCCATTCCTCCCTCTAA
- a CDS encoding histone deacetylase: protein MDLPLIYHPDYVVALPSGHRFPMAKFRLLYDLLLADGVADRNQFHQPERPDAALIELVHCAAYVQAYCDGTLDARAQKRIGLPWSSELVHRTCVAVGGTILTAQLALQHGLACNTAGGTHHAFPDYGSGFCIFNDLAIAARLLQQWGLVQKILILDLDVHQGDGTAAIFQADPQVFTFSMHCEVNFPGTKQQSDLDVALPAGMEDDEYLQTLACYLPDLLSAVKPDLVLYDAGVDPHGGDRLGKLALTDTGLFRREMQVLGTCASAGYPVACVIGGGYAEDLNALAYRHSLLHRAASAIYRQY, encoded by the coding sequence ATGGACCTTCCCCTGATCTACCACCCCGATTACGTGGTGGCTCTGCCGTCAGGCCATCGTTTTCCGATGGCCAAATTCCGCCTGCTTTATGACCTGTTACTGGCTGATGGCGTGGCTGATCGAAATCAGTTCCACCAACCAGAACGACCTGATGCCGCCTTGATTGAGCTGGTGCATTGTGCCGCTTACGTACAGGCTTACTGTGACGGAACCCTGGATGCCAGAGCCCAGAAGCGCATTGGCCTGCCCTGGAGTTCAGAGCTGGTGCATCGCACCTGTGTAGCGGTGGGAGGAACAATTCTGACAGCCCAACTGGCCCTTCAGCACGGGCTGGCCTGCAATACAGCCGGGGGGACCCACCATGCTTTTCCAGACTATGGCTCCGGATTTTGCATTTTCAATGATCTGGCGATCGCAGCCCGACTTCTACAGCAATGGGGACTGGTCCAGAAAATTCTGATTCTGGATCTGGATGTGCATCAGGGAGACGGGACCGCTGCCATTTTTCAAGCAGATCCACAGGTGTTTACCTTCTCCATGCATTGTGAAGTCAATTTTCCAGGCACGAAACAGCAGAGTGATTTAGATGTAGCACTCCCAGCCGGAATGGAAGATGACGAGTACCTGCAGACATTAGCCTGCTATCTACCGGATCTACTCTCGGCAGTCAAGCCAGATCTGGTCCTGTATGACGCAGGGGTTGATCCCCATGGGGGCGATCGGTTGGGCAAACTGGCTCTGACGGATACAGGACTGTTTCGACGGGAGATGCAGGTGTTGGGGACCTGTGCATCTGCAGGCTATCCGGTAGCCTGTGTGATTGGGGGAGGCTATGCGGAGGATCTGAATGCCTTGGCCTATCGCCACTCCCTCCTGCATCGGGCTGCGTCAGCGATATACCGCCAATATTGA
- a CDS encoding pentapeptide repeat-containing protein produces the protein MSILQSCFSLLLALFLLLTALPLPAQAASSAAIRAIDDAEATAKSYAGQQLIRAEFANVRLIDADFTGANLQGAVFNGSNLTKANLHGVDFSNGIAYLSNFANADLSDAVLTSAMLLKSNFKGAKITGADFSDAVLDRKQVMDLCAAANGINPITGVNTRDSLGCP, from the coding sequence ATGAGTATTCTGCAATCCTGCTTCAGCCTCCTGTTGGCCCTGTTCCTCCTGTTGACAGCCCTGCCATTGCCTGCTCAGGCTGCCAGTTCAGCCGCCATTCGGGCGATCGACGATGCAGAAGCCACTGCTAAAAGTTACGCTGGTCAACAATTGATTCGCGCCGAGTTTGCCAACGTCCGACTAATTGACGCTGACTTTACCGGGGCTAATTTACAGGGCGCGGTGTTCAACGGGTCGAATCTGACCAAAGCCAACCTGCATGGGGTGGACTTCAGTAACGGTATTGCCTACCTCAGCAATTTTGCCAACGCAGATCTGAGTGATGCTGTTTTGACCTCAGCCATGCTGCTGAAATCCAACTTTAAAGGGGCCAAAATTACAGGTGCAGACTTCAGTGATGCCGTGCTGGACCGCAAACAGGTAATGGACCTGTGCGCAGCCGCCAATGGAATCAATCCAATTACAGGCGTAAACACCCGTGACTCCCTGGGTTGCCCCTAG